One genomic window of Boudabousia tangfeifanii includes the following:
- a CDS encoding ABC transporter ATP-binding protein — MNNLALKVDNATKVFRTKNGPLRAVNHLSLEIPAGQKVALLGSNGAGKSTLFNLILDLMTIDEGKVEIFGTTPAEAQKRDLITSLLQTGGLLLHWTVEEIIRSIAALAGHSDLVDQVVAETGVKPFLSQKVGKCSGGQKQRLKLALALLKPAPLMLLDEPTAGMDPHARRDFWRLIDGAAQSGATVLYATHFLDEATQYAERIILMHQGRLIADGTLDDYLRETGESTLEGAFFALTDANN, encoded by the coding sequence ATGAACAATTTAGCTTTGAAAGTAGATAACGCCACTAAGGTCTTTCGGACCAAAAACGGGCCCTTGCGCGCAGTTAATCACCTCAGCTTAGAAATCCCAGCTGGGCAAAAGGTGGCGCTCCTCGGGTCCAACGGTGCTGGGAAATCAACCCTTTTTAATCTAATCCTCGATCTGATGACGATTGACGAGGGAAAGGTGGAAATCTTCGGTACCACCCCTGCCGAAGCGCAAAAGCGCGATCTGATTACCTCCCTGCTCCAAACCGGTGGACTTTTGTTGCACTGGACGGTAGAGGAAATCATTCGCTCCATTGCTGCCCTCGCTGGGCACAGCGACCTCGTTGACCAAGTGGTGGCAGAAACCGGGGTTAAGCCTTTCCTTTCGCAAAAGGTGGGAAAGTGTTCTGGAGGTCAGAAGCAACGTCTGAAGCTAGCGTTGGCACTGTTGAAACCTGCTCCGTTGATGTTGTTAGATGAACCGACTGCCGGCATGGATCCTCATGCCCGTCGTGACTTCTGGCGGCTGATTGACGGTGCCGCCCAAAGCGGAGCCACCGTTCTTTACGCTACCCACTTCTTGGATGAAGCCACCCAGTACGCCGAGCGGATCATTTTGATGCATCAAGGTCGGTTGATCGCTGACGGTACCTTAGACGATTACCTCCGTGAAACCGGTGAGAGCACGCTCGAGGGCGCCTTCTTCGCCTTGACCGACGCTAACAACTAG
- a CDS encoding PTS transporter subunit EIIC: protein MAKQDSKAFALAQRLGRSLMLPIATLPAAGLLLRIGQPDVLGADGLSKYMPFLDPVAQVMAAAGGAVFGNLPMLFAVGVAVGFAKKSDGSTGVAAVFGYLVFQAMEKVMSGYVFDMKKNIDVTDDIKALCEGDSVKEGVAGLCGLMKDVPATEVNYGVLGGIIVGILAALLWQKYYRIKLPDWLAFFGGRRFVPIVTSFVTMLVGVVMGFIYPAFNWLINVKLGGWLMSAGAPDASSASKAFVGFIYGVINRLLIPFGLHHLWNSIPWFQLGTCTDASGKELHGDLTCFFSGTPETSAWTGNFTSGFFPIMMFALPAAALAMAHVSKESKRAATTALMVSVGFTAFLTGVTEPLEFAFAYAAFPLYAVHAVLTGTALAVTNALGAKDSFSFSAGAIDFLLNLGKSADKSGGWFQGPIMLIILGLIFAVIYYFLFRFMIVKFDFKTPGREDDDTADAFAEAQATAAQRTGKNAK, encoded by the coding sequence ATGGCTAAACAAGATAGCAAGGCATTCGCCCTTGCCCAGCGACTCGGTCGCTCCTTGATGTTGCCTATCGCTACCCTGCCAGCAGCTGGTTTGCTGCTCCGTATTGGTCAGCCCGACGTTCTCGGTGCTGATGGCCTTTCCAAGTACATGCCGTTCTTGGATCCGGTAGCACAGGTTATGGCAGCCGCTGGTGGCGCCGTATTCGGTAACCTTCCAATGCTCTTCGCCGTTGGTGTCGCAGTCGGCTTCGCTAAGAAGTCCGATGGCTCGACCGGTGTTGCTGCAGTATTCGGTTACCTCGTATTCCAGGCAATGGAAAAGGTTATGTCGGGTTACGTCTTCGACATGAAGAAGAACATCGACGTAACTGATGACATCAAGGCCCTCTGTGAAGGCGATTCCGTTAAGGAAGGCGTCGCTGGTCTTTGTGGTTTGATGAAGGACGTCCCAGCCACCGAAGTTAACTACGGTGTTTTGGGCGGCATTATTGTTGGTATCCTCGCTGCTCTCCTATGGCAGAAGTACTACCGCATCAAGTTGCCGGATTGGTTGGCCTTCTTCGGTGGCCGCCGCTTCGTGCCGATCGTAACCTCCTTCGTCACCATGCTCGTTGGTGTCGTTATGGGCTTCATCTACCCAGCATTCAACTGGTTGATCAACGTCAAGCTCGGTGGTTGGTTGATGAGCGCAGGTGCACCTGACGCTTCCTCCGCTTCGAAGGCATTCGTTGGTTTCATCTACGGTGTTATCAACCGTCTCTTGATCCCATTCGGTTTGCACCACCTCTGGAACTCCATCCCATGGTTCCAGCTAGGTACCTGCACCGACGCTTCCGGTAAGGAACTACACGGTGACCTCACCTGCTTCTTCTCCGGTACTCCAGAAACCTCCGCTTGGACCGGTAACTTCACCTCCGGCTTCTTCCCAATCATGATGTTCGCATTGCCAGCAGCTGCTTTGGCAATGGCACATGTTTCGAAGGAATCGAAGCGCGCTGCTACCACCGCTCTTATGGTTTCCGTTGGTTTCACCGCCTTCCTAACCGGTGTTACCGAACCTCTAGAATTCGCATTCGCATACGCAGCCTTCCCACTCTACGCTGTACACGCTGTTCTCACCGGTACCGCTTTGGCTGTCACCAACGCTTTGGGCGCGAAGGACTCCTTCTCGTTCTCCGCTGGTGCGATCGACTTCTTGCTCAACCTAGGCAAGTCGGCTGACAAGTCCGGCGGCTGGTTCCAGGGCCCGATCATGTTGATCATCCTTGGTCTCATCTTCGCCGTCATCTACTACTTCTTGTTCCGCTTCATGATTGTCAAGTTCGACTTCAAGACCCCTGGTCGCGAAGACGATGACACCGCTGATGCATTCGCAGAAGCTCAGGCTACCGCTGCACAGCGCACTGGCAAGAACGCTAAGTGA
- a CDS encoding mechanosensitive ion channel family protein — protein sequence MMDLFYALPTWKNVFATSTIGQLATTVLRGTDADDTTKAAVENAVDLASVLASVAAGAAVGAGLGLLLYLIFRTVARRREPLRLMAHNIRIPLILSLALVGIDIALEMVDWHLNQSSEWWVDPLNHGVRIAVIASLTWLAVAAAHIIEDVAVCKYGSAEAGRARRVTTQTQVLRQVVQAILVAIGIIIILLTFPQARTGMMALLSSAGVISIVAGIAAQNVLGNMFAGLQVAFTDSVRVGDVLLYDEQFGTVEEITLTYVVLRVWDEKRLIIPSKLLTEKSIQNWTRRHTQMLGTVELPMDWGAPVNAVRAELKRLLAKTDLWDGQTASVQVTDAQNGTMTVRVCVSADTPANLWDLRCYLRENLIAWTANEAPHALARTRLQTHDLFDPAADISAEDVHAQAKALEAEVETTTSASLREVADKPAAAAVKAGAKARKAISLLAQYWGSSPEDNQAENKPKAPVAKPHEAAAAGREAELSPSSASTKTDGKLSVSDAEQAKKLAVETGEVVVLSGAVSESESTPSEERLYSGSPQNEERSRAFQGPGEAALAEREAEIRRQNKGEDEEKLPPIESDGGLESGEGTELGN from the coding sequence ATGATGGACCTTTTCTACGCATTGCCCACCTGGAAAAACGTGTTTGCTACCTCAACTATTGGCCAACTGGCCACCACAGTGCTGCGTGGTACAGATGCGGACGACACCACAAAAGCTGCCGTGGAAAATGCGGTTGACCTTGCTTCCGTACTTGCCTCGGTAGCGGCGGGCGCAGCAGTGGGGGCCGGCCTCGGCCTGCTGCTTTATCTCATCTTCCGCACGGTAGCTCGTCGGCGCGAACCCTTACGGTTGATGGCTCACAATATTCGGATTCCGCTGATCTTGTCGCTTGCTTTGGTGGGAATCGACATTGCGCTAGAAATGGTGGATTGGCATTTGAACCAATCCTCAGAATGGTGGGTGGACCCGCTAAACCATGGGGTTCGGATTGCGGTAATCGCCTCTTTGACTTGGTTGGCAGTCGCGGCTGCACACATTATCGAGGATGTCGCTGTCTGCAAATATGGGTCTGCCGAGGCCGGTCGGGCTCGCCGAGTCACCACCCAAACTCAGGTGCTCCGCCAAGTGGTACAAGCCATTTTGGTCGCCATCGGCATTATCATCATTCTGCTAACTTTCCCCCAGGCACGCACCGGCATGATGGCCTTGCTTTCATCCGCCGGGGTGATCTCAATCGTTGCTGGTATTGCCGCCCAAAACGTCCTCGGCAATATGTTTGCCGGGCTGCAGGTAGCCTTTACTGATTCGGTGCGCGTAGGTGATGTGCTGCTTTATGACGAGCAGTTCGGCACGGTCGAAGAAATCACCTTAACCTATGTAGTTCTGCGGGTTTGGGACGAAAAACGACTGATTATTCCCAGCAAATTGCTAACCGAGAAGAGCATCCAGAACTGGACTCGTCGACACACCCAAATGTTGGGCACGGTTGAACTCCCCATGGACTGGGGTGCCCCGGTGAATGCGGTGCGGGCTGAATTAAAGCGCTTGCTGGCCAAAACAGACTTGTGGGATGGGCAGACTGCCTCGGTGCAGGTAACTGATGCGCAAAATGGCACCATGACTGTGCGCGTTTGCGTTTCCGCCGATACGCCAGCAAACTTGTGGGATTTGCGCTGCTACTTGCGAGAAAACCTGATTGCTTGGACCGCCAACGAGGCCCCGCACGCCTTGGCTCGTACTCGTTTGCAAACCCATGATTTATTCGATCCTGCCGCCGATATTTCGGCCGAGGACGTGCACGCGCAAGCGAAAGCCCTAGAAGCAGAAGTAGAAACCACTACTAGCGCATCTTTGCGGGAAGTGGCGGATAAGCCTGCGGCCGCTGCGGTCAAAGCGGGAGCTAAGGCGCGCAAGGCCATCTCTTTGCTCGCGCAATACTGGGGCAGTAGCCCAGAAGACAATCAAGCGGAAAACAAGCCGAAAGCACCCGTAGCTAAGCCGCATGAAGCAGCTGCTGCCGGGCGTGAAGCGGAGCTGAGCCCGTCCTCGGCTAGCACAAAAACTGACGGAAAACTGAGCGTAAGTGACGCTGAACAGGCGAAAAAACTGGCAGTCGAAACGGGGGAAGTGGTCGTGCTATCCGGGGCGGTAAGCGAAAGCGAATCGACCCCGAGCGAAGAGCGACTCTATTCCGGTTCGCCGCAAAATGAGGAACGCTCGCGCGCTTTCCAAGGCCCAGGAGAAGCCGCCCTAGCCGAGCGTGAAGCTGAAATTCGTCGCCAAAACAAAGGTGAAGATGAAGAAAAACTTCCACCCATCGAAAGTGATGGTGGCCTTGAGAGTGGCGAAGGCACAGAACTGGGCAACTAG
- a CDS encoding response regulator transcription factor, whose protein sequence is MIKVLLADDQSLVLGALAALLGAEDDLEVVATCTSGDQVAAAVAEKAPDVCLLDIEMPGANGIELVSQLAKSHPGLPCALVTTFGRPGYLQRALEAGAKGFLVKDTPAEELAVAVRKIHQGETVIDPTLAIASITSGPNPLTAREIEVLQEALTGVGIETIAQRLHLSAGTVRNHISSAIAKTHTSTRMEAALTANEAGWL, encoded by the coding sequence ATGATTAAAGTGTTGCTAGCTGACGATCAGAGCCTAGTCTTAGGGGCTTTGGCTGCCCTTTTGGGGGCCGAGGACGACCTCGAGGTTGTGGCCACCTGCACCAGTGGTGACCAGGTGGCGGCGGCTGTGGCCGAAAAAGCGCCCGATGTTTGCTTACTCGACATTGAAATGCCTGGGGCAAATGGGATTGAACTCGTATCACAACTAGCTAAGAGCCACCCCGGCTTGCCCTGCGCCCTCGTGACGACTTTTGGCCGCCCTGGTTATTTACAACGAGCCCTTGAAGCTGGGGCCAAGGGGTTCTTGGTGAAAGATACCCCCGCTGAAGAATTGGCTGTGGCCGTGCGCAAAATCCACCAAGGGGAGACTGTCATCGACCCAACCCTAGCCATTGCTTCGATTACTAGCGGACCAAACCCGCTGACCGCTCGGGAAATCGAAGTGCTGCAAGAAGCTTTAACTGGGGTGGGGATTGAAACTATCGCGCAACGATTGCATCTATCGGCAGGAACCGTTAGGAATCATATTTCCAGCGCGATAGCCAAAACCCACACCAGCACCAGGATGGAAGCGGCTCTGACCGCTAACGAGGCCGGTTGGCTCTAA
- a CDS encoding ABC transporter permease, with the protein MKTYFLTELKHQLLSPYQIFFAVIMPLGMYVIFGGMNEVRAIELPSGANISAVILINMAFYSAVLAAGMSGSEISQDREVSWSRTLYLVGVHDRDLWLVRASIAYLTTLVPVTLLYVAGYFSYAKMPTSYWIGTYLGILVVSGLFSAVGQLLGCYLPASAAGGVTSGIIVFSAFASDLFNPLEGTMFTVAKFMPLFGLKSLLTWALTEGKSAIGTDLNWVGVWANSIVWLAILALVGLAATRKARQQG; encoded by the coding sequence ATGAAAACCTATTTTTTAACTGAACTAAAGCACCAGCTGCTTAGCCCATATCAGATTTTCTTCGCCGTGATCATGCCCCTAGGTATGTACGTCATTTTTGGTGGCATGAATGAAGTACGAGCGATTGAACTACCCTCCGGGGCAAATATCTCCGCAGTAATTTTGATTAATATGGCTTTTTACTCGGCCGTACTAGCAGCCGGCATGTCCGGTTCCGAAATTTCCCAAGACCGTGAGGTTTCCTGGAGCCGTACGCTTTACCTAGTAGGGGTACATGATCGCGATTTATGGCTGGTACGAGCTTCTATCGCTTACTTGACCACCTTGGTGCCAGTCACCCTCCTCTACGTTGCGGGCTACTTTAGCTACGCGAAAATGCCTACCAGCTACTGGATTGGCACCTATCTAGGCATCTTGGTAGTTTCCGGACTGTTCTCTGCGGTTGGGCAACTCTTGGGCTGCTATTTGCCGGCTTCGGCGGCAGGTGGTGTCACTTCCGGCATTATCGTCTTTAGTGCTTTTGCCTCAGACCTGTTCAACCCCCTAGAAGGCACCATGTTTACCGTCGCCAAGTTCATGCCGCTCTTTGGCCTTAAGAGCCTGCTGACTTGGGCTCTAACCGAAGGTAAGAGCGCGATTGGTACCGACCTTAACTGGGTGGGAGTTTGGGCTAACTCGATCGTTTGGCTCGCCATTCTCGCACTCGTTGGCCTGGCGGCCACCCGAAAGGCTCGCCAACAAGGTTAA
- a CDS encoding alanine/glycine:cation symporter family protein — MPRLNQLAGLQPAQTWSEKVNQAISNALDPFVNALSSVVFFAPKIGDVEIPLIVLWLLAGGIFFTVYLSFQQLRPSAHAHSRRLVKGMFSRHTDPGEVTSFQALATELSGTVGLGNIAGVAVAITLGGPGATLWIIIAGLIGMALKMAEATLGVKYREVAEDGTTSGGPMYYLQNGLAEQGKPLLGRILAIFFAIATVFGVTGAGNMFQSNQAAAQLVHITGGENGFLYGREWLIGVVFAIVAGVVILGGIQKIGAVTSKVVPFMAVLYLVMCLFVIIPNISQIPAAFEEIFEGAFTGHGIAGGVLGVMIVGLRRAAFSNAAGVGTAAMAHSAVKTRRPATEGFVAMWEPFVDSVLICTLTALTVIISGVWHNGENVEGVQLTASALSTAVSWFDIPLTIAVALFAFSTMLSYSYYGMKAVGYLFGGSRKAEQTYNIIYLILIVVGAAASLDTIINFSDAMFFLMSIPNLLGLYFLAGVVKREILGHREKVDAGVISEVEEHEATGIFSTGPDSDPTHVEIAHAETVAAFEAAAEARYDAENATNDASISDEITADRVAEAEAAAAMAVETAATARQIVIEADDHTGMLPDHAEVDALVSGHATESSINSDNEDDSESASEQQS; from the coding sequence ATGCCGCGATTGAACCAGCTGGCTGGTTTGCAACCTGCGCAAACCTGGAGCGAGAAGGTTAATCAGGCTATCTCTAACGCTTTAGACCCTTTTGTTAACGCGCTTTCCAGCGTGGTCTTTTTTGCCCCTAAGATCGGTGACGTGGAAATCCCACTGATTGTGCTCTGGCTTTTGGCTGGCGGCATTTTCTTCACCGTTTACCTTTCTTTCCAGCAGCTACGCCCATCTGCCCACGCTCACTCGCGTCGTTTGGTTAAGGGCATGTTCTCGCGCCACACCGACCCGGGCGAAGTTACCAGTTTCCAGGCCTTGGCCACCGAGCTTTCCGGTACGGTCGGCCTCGGCAATATTGCTGGTGTGGCTGTCGCTATCACCCTTGGTGGCCCTGGCGCTACCTTGTGGATCATCATTGCTGGCCTAATTGGTATGGCTTTGAAGATGGCAGAAGCTACCCTCGGTGTGAAGTACCGTGAAGTGGCCGAGGACGGTACCACTTCCGGTGGTCCCATGTACTACCTACAAAACGGCTTGGCGGAGCAAGGTAAGCCCCTACTTGGCCGCATCCTCGCGATTTTCTTCGCTATCGCTACTGTTTTCGGCGTTACTGGTGCCGGCAACATGTTCCAGTCAAACCAGGCTGCTGCCCAGCTAGTTCACATTACCGGCGGAGAAAATGGTTTCCTCTACGGTCGTGAATGGCTAATCGGTGTAGTTTTCGCGATTGTGGCCGGCGTAGTAATCCTCGGTGGTATTCAGAAGATTGGTGCGGTTACCTCTAAGGTTGTCCCTTTCATGGCCGTCTTGTACTTGGTCATGTGCCTCTTCGTGATTATCCCAAACATTTCCCAGATTCCAGCCGCTTTTGAAGAAATCTTCGAGGGCGCTTTCACCGGTCATGGCATTGCCGGCGGCGTGCTAGGCGTCATGATTGTGGGTCTACGTCGTGCCGCTTTCTCCAACGCCGCTGGTGTTGGTACCGCTGCGATGGCTCACTCTGCCGTGAAGACCCGTCGTCCTGCGACCGAAGGTTTCGTGGCCATGTGGGAACCTTTCGTGGACTCGGTGCTGATTTGTACTTTGACCGCTTTGACCGTGATTATTTCCGGTGTTTGGCACAATGGTGAAAATGTGGAAGGCGTGCAGCTAACTGCATCGGCTCTTTCCACTGCCGTTTCTTGGTTCGACATTCCGCTGACCATTGCGGTTGCTCTCTTCGCTTTCTCCACCATGCTTTCGTACTCCTACTACGGCATGAAGGCCGTGGGCTACCTCTTCGGTGGATCCCGTAAGGCCGAGCAGACCTACAACATCATTTACTTGATTTTGATTGTGGTTGGTGCGGCTGCTTCCTTGGATACCATCATTAACTTCTCGGATGCCATGTTCTTCCTCATGTCGATTCCGAACCTGTTGGGTCTTTACTTCCTAGCTGGCGTTGTTAAGCGTGAAATCCTCGGTCACCGCGAAAAGGTTGACGCCGGCGTAATTTCCGAGGTTGAAGAACACGAAGCTACCGGCATCTTCTCGACTGGTCCAGATTCGGATCCAACTCACGTAGAGATTGCACATGCCGAAACTGTTGCTGCTTTCGAAGCAGCCGCAGAAGCCCGTTATGATGCGGAAAACGCCACTAACGACGCTTCCATTTCGGACGAGATTACTGCCGACCGAGTTGCCGAGGCCGAGGCCGCTGCGGCCATGGCTGTCGAGACTGCGGCGACTGCTCGTCAGATCGTGATCGAGGCTGATGACCACACTGGAATGCTTCCAGATCATGCCGAAGTTGACGCTTTGGTTAGTGGACATGCCACCGAGTCTTCGATCAATAGTGATAATGAAGACGATTCTGAAAGCGCATCAGAGCAGCAAAGCTGA
- a CDS encoding sensor histidine kinase, translating into MPDATNHTVYEELNGKLRINSKFEKFGNYFFASVWVVFLLIPLYFSVVMTAELWAKVVTFLLSLAIGPVFLYGSIRLNKMNPNRPKNATQQAVVVAFLLLLLSLGTVIVSGMPDFGANMSFLVGILLYCFPLGWSIGLTLLLDFGLFISGTFWQMSGLLWASLYILLWGAIAVVGRVLNENQERRYQYQQDLSVMEERQRIAQDVHDLLGHSLTAINLKAQVLARTATDPKAKQEAQEISQLAREGLVQVRAAVTGLKEVTLGMQVDRTQRLLQATQVKFLTEGDPQVVPLDKQGVCSWVLREAVTNTLRHAKARQVKVVFSPQGMIYADNGHELTEEKLAQLLGAGASMSGNGLSGMRSRLASVNAHLSLDRSAELGGLELQVSWNSPESSQTATLSSTLESNTSKAPVGKE; encoded by the coding sequence ATGCCTGACGCTACTAACCACACTGTCTACGAGGAACTAAACGGCAAGCTGAGAATCAATAGTAAGTTCGAAAAATTTGGAAACTATTTCTTTGCCTCCGTTTGGGTAGTTTTCTTGTTGATTCCGCTGTATTTTTCGGTGGTGATGACAGCAGAGCTTTGGGCCAAAGTAGTGACCTTCCTACTTTCCTTGGCGATTGGTCCCGTTTTTCTTTATGGCTCGATTCGGCTAAATAAGATGAACCCAAACCGGCCTAAGAATGCCACGCAACAGGCGGTAGTGGTTGCTTTCCTACTCTTACTCTTGTCCTTGGGAACAGTGATAGTGTCGGGAATGCCCGATTTTGGCGCGAACATGAGTTTCCTAGTGGGGATTTTGCTTTACTGTTTTCCATTAGGCTGGTCAATAGGATTGACCCTGCTACTTGACTTCGGGCTATTTATTAGTGGCACCTTTTGGCAAATGTCCGGTCTGCTCTGGGCTTCCCTTTACATTCTGCTCTGGGGTGCGATTGCCGTGGTGGGGCGGGTACTTAATGAAAACCAGGAGCGTCGCTACCAATACCAGCAAGATCTATCAGTGATGGAAGAGCGCCAGCGCATTGCCCAAGATGTGCATGATTTGTTAGGGCACTCTTTGACCGCGATTAACCTTAAAGCGCAGGTGCTGGCACGTACCGCAACTGATCCGAAGGCAAAACAAGAAGCCCAAGAGATTAGCCAGCTGGCTCGCGAAGGACTAGTACAGGTCAGGGCTGCCGTTACCGGACTGAAGGAAGTAACCCTGGGGATGCAAGTCGATCGTACCCAGCGTCTGTTGCAGGCTACTCAGGTGAAGTTTTTGACCGAGGGCGACCCCCAAGTAGTTCCTTTGGATAAACAGGGCGTTTGCTCGTGGGTGCTCCGCGAAGCGGTGACGAATACGCTGCGCCACGCCAAAGCCCGACAGGTAAAAGTGGTTTTCTCCCCGCAAGGCATGATCTATGCCGATAACGGCCATGAACTAACCGAGGAAAAGCTAGCTCAACTCCTTGGGGCTGGGGCAAGCATGAGCGGAAATGGGCTAAGTGGCATGCGCAGTCGACTCGCTAGCGTTAACGCCCACCTGTCCTTGGATCGCAGCGCCGAGTTGGGCGGCCTCGAACTACAAGTTTCTTGGAATAGCCCCGAAAGTTCCCAAACTGCCACCTTGTCGAGTACGCTGGAAAGCAATACCTCAAAAGCCCCAGTCGGTAAGGAGTAA